One genomic segment of Phycisphaerales bacterium AB-hyl4 includes these proteins:
- a CDS encoding phosphatidylinositol-specific phospholipase C/glycerophosphodiester phosphodiesterase family protein — translation MRNRLTIGLLLVVMLAFTFGCSLNQPTDQVADTLVIPGHAHNDYYHPRPLNDALDHGFISIEADIFLVDGELLVGHDPHELTPERTLQSLYLDPLRERAQAYDGRIYPDGSQVILLIDIKSDGEEMFEPLNAVLAAYSDIIAAWEPEGDHSGETAPVLAVLSGNRPVASMLRERRLLGRLDGRLDDLDSDLPAAFMPLISDHWRQISSWQGEGEMPAEDRARLHEVVRQAHAAGRRVRFWATPESEAVWEQLLEADVDLINTDELGRLRRFLLSREP, via the coding sequence ATGCGAAACCGCTTGACGATTGGACTGCTGCTGGTCGTGATGTTGGCGTTTACCTTCGGTTGCAGCCTCAATCAGCCGACCGATCAGGTGGCCGACACGTTGGTGATCCCCGGCCACGCGCACAACGACTACTACCACCCCCGGCCGCTGAACGATGCGCTGGACCATGGTTTCATCAGCATCGAAGCAGACATTTTTCTGGTCGACGGCGAACTGCTGGTCGGGCACGATCCACACGAACTCACGCCGGAGCGCACGCTTCAGTCGCTGTACCTCGATCCCTTGCGCGAGCGGGCGCAGGCGTATGACGGGCGGATTTACCCGGACGGCTCGCAGGTGATCCTGTTGATTGACATCAAGTCGGATGGGGAAGAGATGTTCGAGCCGCTGAACGCGGTGCTGGCGGCGTACAGCGACATCATTGCGGCGTGGGAGCCGGAGGGGGATCATTCGGGCGAAACGGCGCCGGTGCTGGCGGTGCTGTCAGGCAATCGGCCGGTGGCGTCGATGCTGCGTGAGCGGCGTCTGCTCGGTCGGCTGGATGGTCGACTGGATGATCTGGACAGTGACTTGCCGGCGGCGTTCATGCCGTTGATCAGCGACCATTGGCGGCAGATCTCGTCGTGGCAGGGCGAAGGCGAGATGCCAGCCGAGGACCGCGCTCGACTGCACGAGGTCGTTCGCCAGGCCCATGCAGCCGGTCGGCGGGTGCGATTCTGGGCGACGCCCGAGAGCGAAGCCGTGTGGGAGCAACTGCTTGAGGCGGATGTCGACCTAATCAACACAGACGAACTGGGTCGGCTGCGACGGTTCCTGCTGAGCCGCGAACCTTGA
- a CDS encoding L,D-transpeptidase family protein, whose amino-acid sequence MALSSQSSRSGMRRHYSSGGGRRRSSRRWLVVFAVVLLVGGSFWLFRGGGDDADLGETASQPIADADASRDADGNADREPAAVNEQPTRNAPAPSLATAGRTPRIADMNPVAEVPTTATRERTTEASREPETPRSANEQPRQAERRTEPNTSSNTATRERATATNTGTPTIESSEIRRGMDMIADGDYIEGRRVLSAILFDDRRRLSRSDARAIRETLASVNDRLVFSPEVASGDPIAEQYNVQSGDLLARIARRYKLTYPFLEQINRIDARRLQVGQSIKLIRGPFHARVSKSEFRMDVYVQQSDGSPIYIRSFDVGLGEDDSTPEGMWVIEPGRKVVNPDWRNPRTGEYFRADDPKNPIGDFWLALDGIDGNTADRRGYGIHGTIEPDSIGQQASMGCIRLRDGDIEQIFHMLVEGESTVEVVR is encoded by the coding sequence ATGGCGCTGAGTTCACAATCATCACGCTCGGGTATGCGTCGCCACTACAGCAGCGGCGGCGGCCGACGGCGAAGCTCGCGCCGCTGGCTGGTTGTGTTCGCGGTCGTCCTGCTGGTCGGCGGCAGCTTCTGGCTGTTCCGCGGCGGCGGTGACGATGCCGACCTCGGCGAAACCGCCAGCCAGCCCATCGCCGACGCCGACGCCAGCCGCGACGCCGACGGCAACGCCGACCGCGAGCCCGCCGCTGTCAACGAGCAGCCGACCCGCAATGCGCCCGCGCCCAGCCTCGCCACCGCCGGCCGAACGCCGCGCATCGCCGACATGAACCCCGTCGCCGAGGTGCCCACCACCGCCACCCGCGAGCGGACCACTGAAGCCAGCCGCGAGCCGGAGACCCCGCGCAGCGCCAACGAGCAGCCACGGCAGGCCGAGCGACGAACCGAGCCGAATACCAGCAGCAACACGGCTACGCGTGAGCGGGCCACCGCGACCAACACCGGCACCCCCACCATCGAGTCGTCCGAGATCCGCCGGGGCATGGACATGATCGCGGATGGCGATTACATCGAGGGCCGACGCGTTCTCAGCGCCATCCTCTTCGACGACCGCCGTCGGCTTAGCCGCAGCGATGCCCGCGCCATCCGCGAAACGCTCGCCAGCGTCAACGACCGCCTCGTCTTCTCGCCCGAGGTCGCGTCCGGCGACCCGATCGCCGAGCAGTACAACGTCCAGTCCGGCGACCTGCTTGCCCGCATCGCCCGGCGGTACAAGCTCACCTACCCCTTCCTCGAACAGATCAACCGCATCGACGCCCGCCGACTCCAGGTTGGCCAGTCGATCAAGCTCATCCGTGGCCCGTTCCACGCCCGCGTCTCCAAGAGCGAGTTTCGCATGGACGTGTACGTCCAGCAGAGCGACGGCTCGCCGATCTACATCCGCAGCTTTGACGTTGGCCTCGGCGAAGATGACTCGACGCCCGAGGGCATGTGGGTCATCGAGCCCGGCCGTAAGGTCGTCAACCCCGACTGGCGTAACCCGCGGACGGGCGAATACTTCCGCGCGGACGACCCGAAAAACCCCATCGGCGACTTCTGGCTCGCCCTCGACGGCATCGACGGCAACACTGCCGACCGCCGCGGCTACGGCATCCACGGCACGATCGAGCCTGACTCCATCGGCCAGCAGGCCTCCATGGGCTGCATCCGCCTCCGCGACGGCGACATCGAACAGATCTTCCACATGCTCGTCGAAGGCGAAAGCACGGTGGAAGTGGTCCGCTAG
- the rimO gene encoding 30S ribosomal protein S12 methylthiotransferase RimO produces MTVTPQQPDSPAVPDVQTVSFVSLGCPKNLVDSEKMLGLLAEDGLLPVPPDEEADAIVINTCGFLEASKDESMEEIARAAELKREGKLKRLIVAGCLVQRHRAKMLEWCPDIDALIGVFDRDRIVEAVRGVRQAGKDVGVDLPVYSSIAANATIAKQARQVEAAGYFEDDSARLRLTPRHYAYLRMSEGCNQNCAFCTIPSIRGKMRSKPVDRIVGEARELLGDGAFEINLIGQDTTSYGNDIGYGAGLVGLLESLDAVAREHGGAWMRLMYAYPSCFTDEMIDAIAKLPNILKYIDMPLQHINDRVLDRMRRKTSRGLIETLLTKLRDRVPGIAIRTTFITGFPGETEAEHQELVEFVRTFGFENMGVFPFSPEPGTPAARFYHDGEAIDDETIARRQEELMLAQQEVVFARHAKLAEGQTELDVLIEGEAEMEDEAESVEAGTLHAGRSYTQAPQIDGVTYVLSREGLTPGELVRCRIVDHEDYDLIARPVSDLERKVGLPVVG; encoded by the coding sequence GTGACTGTCACGCCTCAACAACCCGATTCGCCGGCCGTGCCCGATGTGCAGACGGTTTCGTTCGTCAGCCTCGGCTGTCCGAAGAACCTTGTCGACAGCGAGAAGATGCTCGGCCTGCTGGCGGAGGATGGCTTGCTGCCCGTGCCGCCGGACGAAGAGGCGGATGCGATCGTGATCAACACCTGCGGGTTCCTCGAAGCGTCCAAAGACGAGTCGATGGAGGAGATCGCCCGCGCTGCCGAGCTTAAGCGTGAAGGCAAGTTGAAGCGACTCATCGTCGCCGGGTGTCTCGTGCAGCGACATCGCGCGAAGATGCTCGAATGGTGCCCGGACATCGACGCGCTGATCGGCGTGTTCGACCGCGACCGCATTGTCGAAGCGGTGCGCGGTGTGCGACAGGCGGGCAAGGATGTGGGCGTCGACCTGCCGGTCTACTCCAGCATCGCCGCGAACGCGACGATCGCGAAGCAGGCCCGCCAGGTCGAAGCGGCCGGCTACTTCGAAGACGACTCGGCTCGGCTTCGGCTCACGCCGCGCCATTACGCTTACCTGCGCATGAGCGAAGGGTGCAACCAGAACTGCGCGTTCTGCACGATTCCGTCGATCCGTGGCAAGATGCGAAGCAAGCCGGTGGATCGCATTGTCGGCGAAGCCCGCGAACTGCTGGGCGATGGCGCGTTTGAGATCAACCTCATCGGCCAGGACACGACCAGCTATGGCAATGACATCGGTTACGGGGCCGGTCTTGTCGGCCTGCTCGAATCGCTCGACGCGGTCGCTCGCGAGCATGGCGGCGCGTGGATGCGGCTGATGTATGCGTACCCGTCGTGTTTCACTGACGAGATGATCGACGCGATCGCGAAGCTGCCGAACATCCTCAAGTACATCGACATGCCGTTGCAACATATCAACGACCGCGTGCTCGACCGGATGCGGCGGAAGACCAGCCGAGGGCTGATCGAAACGCTGTTGACGAAATTGCGCGATCGCGTGCCGGGCATCGCCATCCGCACGACGTTTATCACCGGCTTCCCCGGCGAGACGGAAGCGGAACATCAAGAGCTGGTCGAGTTTGTGCGGACGTTCGGCTTTGAGAACATGGGCGTGTTCCCGTTCTCGCCTGAGCCGGGCACGCCGGCGGCGCGTTTTTATCACGACGGCGAGGCGATTGACGACGAGACGATCGCGCGTCGGCAGGAAGAGTTGATGCTCGCGCAGCAGGAAGTCGTGTTCGCTCGCCACGCAAAGCTGGCGGAGGGGCAGACGGAGCTCGACGTGTTGATCGAGGGCGAGGCGGAGATGGAAGACGAGGCCGAAAGCGTGGAAGCGGGCACGTTGCATGCTGGCCGAAGCTATACGCAGGCGCCGCAGATCGATGGCGTGACGTATGTGCTCAGTCGCGAGGGGCTGACGCCTGGCGAGCTGGTGCGATGTCGGATTGTGGATCATGAAGATTACGATTTGATCGCGCGGCCGGTGTCGGACCTGGAGCGCAAGGTTGGCTTGCCGGTGGTGGGGTAG
- a CDS encoding protein kinase — protein MAPPLRSFRFHPGRKVGRRYVIESLLGRGSEGEVYQIRELDTGIRRAAKIYFPHSDPKRKQAIRHAQKLNTLRACPVVLQYHHSEVVRVRGDEVVAMISELCEGQRLQDWIDGKHRGRLAPYLALHVFYNLLRGLEAVHALGEYHADVHTENILIRPRGVRFELKLIDFYDWGKPARYKQQQDLVDAVRVFYDCLGGQRYYAKQPAEIRHICVGLQRKRVLQRFPTITALRRHLETFEWTRL, from the coding sequence ATGGCCCCACCGCTGCGAAGTTTCCGGTTTCACCCCGGTCGAAAGGTCGGCCGACGGTATGTCATCGAGTCGCTGCTCGGCCGGGGCAGCGAAGGTGAGGTCTACCAGATCCGCGAGCTGGACACCGGCATCCGCCGGGCCGCGAAGATCTACTTCCCCCATAGCGACCCCAAGCGCAAGCAGGCCATCCGCCACGCCCAGAAGCTTAATACGCTCCGTGCCTGCCCCGTTGTCCTGCAATACCACCACAGCGAGGTCGTCCGCGTGCGCGGCGACGAAGTTGTCGCCATGATCTCCGAACTCTGCGAGGGCCAACGCCTTCAGGACTGGATCGACGGCAAGCATCGCGGCCGACTCGCGCCTTACCTCGCGTTGCATGTGTTCTACAACCTTCTCCGCGGTCTGGAGGCGGTGCACGCCCTTGGCGAATATCACGCCGACGTACACACCGAGAACATCCTCATTCGGCCGCGCGGCGTCCGCTTCGAGCTCAAGCTCATCGACTTCTACGACTGGGGCAAGCCCGCCCGCTACAAGCAGCAGCAGGACCTCGTCGACGCGGTTCGCGTTTTCTATGACTGCCTCGGCGGACAGCGGTATTACGCCAAACAGCCCGCCGAGATCCGCCACATCTGCGTCGGCCTGCAACGCAAGCGCGTGCTCCAACGCTTCCCCACGATCACCGCCCTTCGCCGACACCTGGAAACCTTCGAGTGGACCCGGCTGTAG
- a CDS encoding bifunctional precorrin-2 dehydrogenase/sirohydrochlorin ferrochelatase, translating to MPSHLPIMLKLSGRRCVIVGGGPVALRRAQAMLDCDADVTVIAPQIDDALAALPDLIVHQRPYEPGDLADAVLVVVATDDPAVNDRVARDADERGVLVNRADDPAAGDVAIPAHAHHGPITLAVYTAGRSASAAATIRRSLSDQLDPDWPRLLEAVGLYREQIQARVADPAERHARLRRLTDADAMAILKAQGVDALHARCRAIVQN from the coding sequence ATGCCTTCCCACCTGCCCATCATGCTCAAGTTGAGCGGCCGACGCTGTGTGATCGTCGGCGGCGGGCCGGTCGCGCTTCGGCGGGCTCAGGCCATGCTCGATTGTGATGCCGACGTCACCGTCATTGCCCCGCAGATTGATGACGCCCTCGCTGCATTGCCCGACTTGATCGTGCATCAGCGTCCCTACGAGCCGGGCGACCTGGCCGATGCGGTGCTGGTGGTGGTGGCGACGGACGACCCGGCGGTGAACGATCGTGTCGCGCGTGACGCCGACGAGCGGGGCGTGCTCGTCAACCGGGCCGACGACCCCGCTGCGGGCGACGTGGCCATCCCCGCTCATGCCCATCACGGCCCGATCACGCTGGCGGTCTACACCGCCGGCCGCAGCGCCAGCGCCGCGGCGACGATCCGCCGATCGCTTTCGGACCAGCTCGACCCCGACTGGCCGCGACTGTTGGAGGCGGTCGGGCTGTATCGTGAGCAGATCCAGGCCCGGGTCGCCGACCCTGCGGAGAGACATGCCCGGCTGCGTCGCCTGACGGATGCCGATGCCATGGCTATCCTTAAGGCTCAGGGTGTGGACGCCCTGCACGCCCGCTGCCGGGCGATTGTCCAAAATTAG
- the hemA gene encoding glutamyl-tRNA reductase gives MRLLMLGINHRTAPVALREALALTPAEQATLLTDLRQQYPQAEAVVLCTCNRVELYVARPTHEHPRADDLRRLLAEHCGVAIEQLGEQTVMRMEQEQAAKHLFRVGCGLDSLVLGEPQVLGQIKRAYEAAVASQAVGPVLHKLFQHAIATAKRVRTASGIGEGRVSVGSVAVDFARQVFEDFTDKTVVGLGAGEMAKATLRHLLNQSPGKLWLTSRTLASAQTLAASLHLTADRGGARPWEDLDMMLTEADVIIASTGSRDPVLTMDRFRPVLKRRRHRPLFIIDIAVPRDIDSAIGELDDVYLYNIDDLTAVVAENVEQRREQIDACEAQLVDAVSTCMEQLEHRDVGRLIRQLRHRLHEVGEGEQERTRRKFAAIVGPAQSEALEALLDEHTRRLINKILHMPLSQLHDPEREVAMGFYAAALQRLFDLDEEAAPPAQDAKTPDGSTINTKA, from the coding sequence ATGCGTCTCCTGATGCTTGGCATCAATCATCGCACGGCCCCGGTGGCGTTGCGCGAAGCGCTGGCGCTCACGCCTGCGGAGCAGGCCACGCTGCTGACCGACCTGCGCCAGCAATACCCGCAGGCCGAGGCCGTCGTGCTTTGCACCTGCAACCGGGTCGAACTGTACGTCGCTCGGCCGACGCATGAACACCCGCGCGCCGACGACCTGCGACGCCTGTTGGCGGAGCATTGCGGCGTGGCGATCGAGCAGCTCGGCGAGCAGACCGTGATGCGGATGGAACAGGAACAGGCGGCGAAGCACTTGTTCCGCGTCGGCTGCGGGCTCGACTCGCTCGTGCTCGGCGAACCGCAAGTGCTCGGGCAGATCAAGCGGGCGTATGAGGCGGCTGTGGCGTCGCAGGCGGTCGGCCCCGTGCTGCATAAGCTGTTCCAGCACGCGATCGCGACCGCGAAACGCGTCCGCACCGCCAGCGGCATCGGCGAAGGCCGGGTCAGCGTCGGCTCGGTCGCGGTCGACTTCGCCCGCCAGGTGTTTGAAGACTTCACCGACAAGACGGTGGTGGGGCTGGGCGCGGGTGAGATGGCCAAAGCCACGCTTCGCCATCTGCTCAACCAGTCGCCGGGCAAGCTCTGGCTGACCAGCCGAACGCTTGCCAGTGCGCAGACGCTCGCCGCGTCGCTGCACCTGACTGCTGATCGTGGCGGGGCTCGGCCGTGGGAAGACCTGGACATGATGCTCACCGAGGCCGACGTGATCATCGCCTCGACCGGCTCGCGCGATCCGGTGCTGACGATGGATCGATTTCGCCCCGTGCTGAAGCGGCGGCGGCATCGGCCGTTGTTCATCATCGACATCGCTGTGCCGCGCGACATCGACTCGGCCATCGGCGAGCTGGATGACGTTTACCTATACAACATCGACGACCTCACCGCGGTGGTGGCGGAGAACGTCGAGCAGCGGCGCGAGCAGATCGACGCGTGCGAGGCCCAGCTTGTCGACGCGGTGTCGACCTGCATGGAGCAGCTTGAGCATCGCGACGTCGGCCGACTCATTCGCCAGCTGCGTCATCGCCTGCACGAGGTCGGCGAGGGCGAGCAGGAGCGGACCCGTCGCAAGTTCGCTGCGATCGTCGGCCCGGCCCAGAGCGAAGCGCTCGAAGCGTTGCTCGACGAGCACACTCGCCGACTGATCAACAAGATTCTGCACATGCCCTTGAGCCAGTTGCACGACCCCGAGCGCGAGGTGGCGATGGGCTTTTACGCCGCGGCGCTGCAACGGCTGTTCGACCTGGACGAGGAGGCTGCCCCGCCGGCGCAGGATGCCAAGACGCCTGACGGCTCAACGATCAACACGAAAGCTTGA
- the ccsA gene encoding cytochrome c biogenesis protein CcsA yields the protein MTDTVTSIVLAVLTLLTLAAWGLSLRRLWGADEPGRHVVAGRAQQVIVAGVGGVTAGLFAYRWLVVHGAWQPLTAHVDGLMLIAALFAGVIAFLQTRPRLFGLSAFGLPVLAVILAWAVCAATWTYRPFNIDTLHPVWRAVHLTGVYLGTLGSAIAAIAGAMYLYVQSRLKRKQTPAQFGRLASLEALESLIIRTATLGFALLTLGLVAGVVILVDEPEALGSITRYLPKLVLATLAWLSYAVVMNVRFAASFRGRRAAWLAIGGLVLLLAVYGVVNALPRGEGESARVSSFEFRVPSCEPSACQASNGMIGRAGPSAPLRDVGGPGINSKLETRNSKPLKPEVSTCVS from the coding sequence ATGACCGACACCGTTACCAGTATCGTGCTCGCGGTGCTGACGCTGCTGACTCTTGCAGCGTGGGGGCTGTCGTTGCGTCGGTTGTGGGGCGCGGATGAGCCCGGCCGACATGTTGTGGCTGGGCGGGCGCAGCAGGTGATTGTCGCGGGTGTTGGCGGCGTCACGGCCGGGCTGTTCGCCTATCGCTGGCTGGTGGTGCATGGGGCGTGGCAGCCGTTGACGGCTCATGTGGACGGCCTGATGCTGATCGCGGCGCTGTTCGCGGGGGTGATTGCCTTCCTCCAGACTCGGCCGAGGCTGTTCGGCCTCTCGGCGTTCGGCCTGCCGGTGCTGGCGGTCATCCTCGCCTGGGCGGTGTGCGCCGCGACGTGGACGTATCGCCCGTTCAACATTGACACGCTGCACCCCGTCTGGCGGGCGGTGCACCTGACCGGCGTGTATCTGGGCACGCTGGGCTCAGCGATCGCCGCCATCGCCGGGGCGATGTACCTCTACGTGCAAAGTCGACTCAAGCGCAAGCAGACGCCCGCGCAGTTCGGCCGACTTGCCAGCCTCGAAGCGTTGGAAAGCCTCATCATCCGCACCGCCACGCTCGGCTTCGCGCTGCTGACGCTGGGCCTCGTCGCGGGTGTGGTGATCCTTGTCGATGAGCCCGAAGCGCTGGGCAGCATCACGCGATACCTGCCCAAGCTCGTGCTGGCGACGCTGGCGTGGCTGAGTTACGCCGTGGTGATGAATGTTCGCTTCGCTGCAAGCTTCCGTGGTCGGCGGGCGGCCTGGCTCGCGATCGGCGGGCTGGTGCTGTTGCTGGCGGTGTATGGCGTGGTCAACGCGCTGCCACGGGGGGAAGGCGAGTCGGCCAGAGTTTCGAGTTTCGAGTTTCGAGTTCCGAGTTGCGAGCCATCGGCTTGCCAGGCGAGTAATGGCATGATCGGCCGGGCCGGTCCGTCCGCTCCCCTCCGGGATGTGGGCGGGCCAGGCATCAACTCGAAACTCGAAACTCGAAACTCGAAACCGTTGAAACCGGAGGTTTCAACATGCGTCTCCTGA
- a CDS encoding replication-associated recombination protein A, translating to MDLWSQERERNRAAAEPLAVRMRPRSLEEFAGQAHFLGPGKMLRRMLEADRLTSVIFYGPPGTGKTTLAELIANYTQRRFERANAAAVGVKDVRFILDTALRQLEADGVRTILFLDEIHRFNRAQQDVLLPDVERGVITLIGATTENPFFAINSPLVSRSQIFQFQPLTEEQIISLLRRAIADEDRGFGKLDIEVTDEALGHWATISDGDARRALAALEIAVLSGGSDGAAGKPTAADPNSKLETRNSKLRIDLEAAEQSIQQKAIVYDATGDEHYDAISAFIKSMRGSDPDAAVYWLARMLEAGEDPRFIARRIAILASEDVGNADPRAIQIAAAAYQITERIGMPECQLTLGQAAIYMATAPKSNASALAIWSAMSDVKNGRTVPVPRHLRDGHYKGAKRLGHGEGYASAHDTDTGFVDQDYLGVDKTYYRPTDRGWEQRIGEYLRWINQQRETPRPPPASGSPPTLGKRSEPPESDVSGPSMPKIDE from the coding sequence ATGGACCTCTGGAGTCAGGAGCGTGAACGCAATCGGGCGGCGGCGGAGCCGTTGGCGGTGCGGATGCGCCCGCGATCGCTGGAAGAGTTCGCTGGGCAGGCGCACTTTCTCGGGCCGGGCAAGATGCTGCGGCGGATGCTTGAAGCCGACCGGCTGACGAGCGTGATCTTCTACGGTCCGCCGGGCACGGGGAAAACCACGCTCGCGGAGCTGATCGCCAACTACACCCAGCGGCGCTTCGAGCGGGCGAACGCGGCGGCGGTGGGGGTCAAGGATGTGCGGTTCATTCTTGACACGGCCCTGCGGCAGCTTGAAGCGGACGGGGTGCGGACGATTCTGTTTCTCGATGAGATTCACCGCTTCAACCGTGCCCAGCAGGATGTGCTGCTGCCGGACGTGGAGCGGGGGGTGATTACGCTGATCGGGGCGACGACGGAGAACCCGTTTTTCGCGATCAATTCGCCGTTGGTGAGTCGGTCGCAGATATTCCAGTTTCAGCCGTTGACCGAGGAGCAGATCATCTCGCTGCTTCGGCGGGCGATCGCCGACGAAGATCGCGGCTTCGGCAAGCTGGACATCGAGGTGACGGACGAGGCGTTGGGGCATTGGGCGACCATCTCGGATGGCGACGCCCGCCGGGCGCTGGCGGCGCTGGAGATCGCGGTGCTGTCCGGCGGAAGCGACGGCGCGGCTGGCAAGCCGACGGCGGCTGATCCCAACTCGAAACTCGAAACGCGGAACTCGAAACTCCGCATCGACCTCGAAGCGGCCGAGCAGTCCATCCAGCAGAAGGCGATCGTCTACGACGCGACGGGGGATGAGCATTACGACGCGATTTCCGCGTTTATCAAGTCGATGCGCGGCAGTGATCCGGACGCTGCGGTATACTGGCTTGCACGGATGCTCGAGGCGGGGGAAGACCCGCGGTTCATCGCCCGCCGTATCGCCATCCTCGCCAGCGAGGACGTCGGCAACGCCGACCCGCGAGCCATCCAGATCGCCGCCGCCGCCTACCAGATCACCGAGCGCATCGGCATGCCCGAATGCCAGCTCACGCTCGGCCAGGCCGCGATCTACATGGCCACCGCGCCGAAAAGTAATGCTTCCGCTTTGGCGATCTGGTCCGCCATGAGCGACGTAAAGAACGGGCGGACCGTCCCCGTGCCCAGGCATCTGCGCGACGGACATTACAAAGGCGCCAAACGCCTCGGCCACGGCGAAGGCTACGCCTCTGCACACGACACCGACACCGGCTTCGTCGACCAGGACTACCTCGGCGTCGACAAAACCTACTACCGGCCGACCGACCGCGGCTGGGAGCAACGCATCGGCGAGTACCTCCGCTGGATCAACCAGCAACGGGAAACCCCGCGCCCACCCCCGGCCTCCGGAAGTCCCCCGACCCTCGGAAAACGCTCGGAGCCGCCGGAAAGTGATGTTTCCGGACCGAGCATGCCGAAGATAGACGAATAG
- a CDS encoding phosphoadenylyl-sulfate reductase, whose protein sequence is MADIDLDAVNADLADAAPERVIEWAGQTFGQGLVMTSSFGAQSAVMLHLATRVLPDIPVIFIDTGYLFPETYQFAQQLTERLNLNLRVYQPRLTAAHLEAIHGKLWEQGDEGMSKYLQIAKIEPMQRALKDLNVTAWVAGLRRGQTAHRASLRHVEQQDGRHKVHPILTWSTKDVHDYLKKHDLPYHPLYEKGYASIGDVHSSAPITADQHERAGRFSGLRQECGLHLPGSAEESQSRDSSGL, encoded by the coding sequence ATGGCTGATATCGACCTCGACGCCGTCAACGCCGACCTCGCCGACGCCGCGCCCGAGCGCGTCATCGAGTGGGCCGGCCAGACCTTCGGCCAGGGGCTGGTCATGACCTCCAGCTTCGGCGCCCAGTCCGCCGTCATGCTCCACCTCGCCACGCGCGTGCTGCCCGACATTCCGGTGATCTTCATCGACACCGGCTACCTGTTCCCCGAGACCTACCAGTTCGCCCAGCAGCTGACGGAGCGTCTGAACCTCAACCTCCGCGTCTACCAGCCCCGCCTCACCGCTGCCCACCTCGAAGCCATCCACGGCAAGCTCTGGGAGCAAGGCGACGAGGGCATGAGCAAATACCTCCAGATCGCCAAGATCGAGCCCATGCAGCGGGCGCTGAAGGACCTGAACGTCACCGCCTGGGTCGCCGGGCTGCGACGCGGCCAGACCGCCCACCGCGCCTCGCTCCGCCATGTTGAGCAGCAGGACGGCCGACACAAGGTGCACCCGATTCTGACGTGGTCGACCAAGGACGTGCACGACTATCTGAAAAAGCACGATCTGCCGTATCACCCGCTGTACGAGAAGGGCTACGCCTCCATCGGCGACGTGCACTCGTCCGCCCCCATCACCGCCGACCAGCACGAACGTGCCGGCCGATTCAGCGGCCTGCGGCAAGAGTGCGGCCTGCACCTGCCCGGCTCGGCTGAAGAAAGCCAGAGCCGTGACTCGTCGGGGCTTTGA